A stretch of Aureispira sp. CCB-E DNA encodes these proteins:
- a CDS encoding gliding motility-associated C-terminal domain-containing protein, with product MRKVLRIPILVLMLGLLIQHAQAQTNCGDIIYVSPTGLSTAPGTIGSPTDLETALTMVTPTKHNIKVLNGIYSFSNTLNIPTSAVLDGGYEIVAGEWVKNSSLLTRLDINAPFTTSAGVGHYIAVRLDGVTDVYIKDISIVNTRNASGTTGNRGRTVYGIHVANSTNFFFSRLDITTRDASAGANGATGAAGLNGSNGRSGHGGDDDGSSCGGAGGVDDGQGGNGAGGGGNGGTGAVTCNGATNGSVGVNSGIFRAGGGGGGGGAGGTDSGADGRPGGRGGNGGAGAAGGNNGNGGTTPSSCAGNNGGSGANGAVGANGADANTPPPAVTFAQFFLPATQAPQGADGAGGGGGGGAGGGGGQEDDGSFGCFADDGSGAGGGGGGGGGQGGQGGFGGFGGGGSFGIYAQMGNTNPNLNDIAITTGAFGNGGARGLGGAPGLGGLGGARGTGSGGDCSEVGCGGTGGRGGNGGRGGRGQAGRPGVSVPVQGTTRNGTTIPNPREITASMFGGCTNSEIVITKDGGTWGSPPNSIFINDLTASTSSYNTNSPTAIVSYGATGHYDLVVDGVTYTSFIYIRDTRALPTFDPAMSPTICEGQTFTMNTPVTAAAYEWILFEGANNTSNPIGIYNTKVASFPTPVTGATVNYHLRLRVRDDCCGWSAPVYFDFDAIPTSAGPSVTLDTVCAGESASITVTGSGTLNWFSDALGQVNIATGPAPTLTLNTPILNQNTVFYAGQSIGSCLGPLTSAEVIVNQLPNQPSTTPIEVCSGEDVVLTATGSGVGDLVFYDAALNEVGRTTMSLAVPNASLNLGPLAVGSYSYYTREDNGTCVSPLNLIGVTVNALPTAPIATGTTICAGNSVSLSANAAGTINWYSDAALTNLLATGSTYTTGNLMTTTSYFVTQADANSCESSATTVTVTVTPSPTAPTAAGTAICSGNTATLTATGAGGMLTWYNDATGTTVLGNGASFTTPTLTQNTTYYVQEMNTTTGCMSTLTAVVVTVNPLPTMPSSGTSVMVCAGEDVILTAVGSGTGDLVFYDNTPTEIGRITMSGAPTANYNAGALATGNYNFSVREDNGTCLSAATAISVTVNALPTAPTAAGTSICSGNNATLMANTTGTANWYSDAALTNLIHTGSVYPTGNLNISTDFYVTQVDNNGCESPATTVTVTVNSNPTAPTGTPDTICAGATATLMASGAGGTINWYSDASATLQIGTGTSFTTNVLAQSTTYYAQEVSADGCLSPLTAITAEVNALPNTPSANTITVCQGQDVILSATGSGSGDLVFYNNSNTEIGRVTMAGNPNATFNLGALAAGNYVYYAAEDNSNCTSGLVAIGVSVNALPTAPVVADVTICAGTTASLTAGSTVNWYSDAALSNLLATSNTFTTSTLTTTTNYYATTVDANGCTSLSDTVTVTVDLLPAIPTTMPDTTCEGNAATLMATGSGGTINWYSDATGMTVLTTGTTLNLPIVNQTTTYYVNETNSTTGCVSSMGMATVVVHPNPNPPSASNIVICSGADVILTATGSGTGDLVFYNTSNTEIGRFTMSSGNATGTFNAGPLAVGNYVYFVAEDAGDCISTLTSINVEVRQLPAAPTAFNDSPVCEGESVFVQANTIVGANYSWTGPNGFSTTLQNFSLNNVTAAQAGTYNVAVTLNGCTSNSTPTTVTVNPRPVLNPLTSNSPLCELDALDITTTPVAGATYAWTGPNGFAATTQNVNIPSVSETDHQGFYTLIATDANGCASLPLSTLVMITALPDAGMASNNSPVCVGEEVKLQVPEIFGATYAWTGPNGFTSTNRTPNFNATIGDTGTYSVVVTVNNCSSTYTTEVEIAPSPSIVMMPDTTITLGTLLELSVTGGVTYEWIPATHLNNATIPNPIFTAPGVGTYTYVVKGYNALGCSSMSPKLLITVEQPAVEDLKIVDLFTPNGDGVNDYWPVDFLQDPAIGPYTLQIVSRGGMEVLNTQNYQNDWYGTYNGKDLPDGTYWYIIRLENDDTIIKGAVTIKR from the coding sequence ATGCGAAAGGTATTACGAATTCCTATTCTGGTTTTAATGTTGGGATTGCTGATTCAGCACGCCCAAGCACAAACCAACTGTGGCGACATTATATATGTGTCGCCCACTGGGCTAAGTACCGCCCCTGGTACTATTGGCAGCCCTACTGATTTAGAAACAGCCTTAACAATGGTTACGCCAACAAAGCATAACATTAAGGTGCTGAATGGTATCTACTCATTTTCTAACACATTAAACATTCCTACTAGTGCTGTGCTAGATGGTGGCTATGAAATAGTTGCTGGAGAGTGGGTTAAGAATAGCTCTTTATTAACTAGGCTTGATATTAATGCTCCTTTTACCACTTCTGCTGGAGTTGGGCATTATATTGCAGTCCGCTTGGATGGAGTGACAGACGTTTACATCAAAGATATTTCAATTGTAAACACTAGAAACGCATCTGGTACAACAGGAAATAGAGGTCGTACGGTCTATGGCATCCATGTTGCCAACTCGACCAATTTCTTTTTTTCTCGTTTAGATATTACCACTAGAGATGCGTCCGCAGGGGCTAATGGTGCTACTGGGGCTGCAGGACTCAATGGGTCTAATGGTCGTAGTGGTCATGGAGGAGATGATGATGGTTCCTCTTGTGGTGGTGCTGGTGGTGTTGATGATGGACAAGGTGGTAATGGTGCTGGTGGCGGCGGTAATGGAGGTACAGGAGCTGTTACTTGTAACGGCGCTACTAATGGTAGTGTTGGTGTTAATAGTGGTATTTTCCGTGCCGGTGGTGGCGGCGGTGGCGGTGGTGCTGGTGGTACCGATAGTGGTGCCGATGGGCGTCCAGGTGGTCGTGGTGGTAATGGTGGCGCTGGTGCTGCTGGTGGAAATAATGGTAATGGAGGAACAACCCCTTCTTCTTGTGCTGGAAATAATGGAGGTAGCGGTGCGAATGGTGCTGTAGGAGCTAATGGTGCGGATGCCAATACTCCACCTCCTGCGGTGACCTTTGCTCAATTTTTCCTCCCTGCTACCCAAGCTCCACAAGGAGCTGATGGTGCTGGCGGTGGCGGCGGCGGTGGCGCTGGTGGTGGCGGCGGTCAAGAAGATGATGGCTCTTTTGGTTGTTTTGCAGATGACGGTTCTGGCGCTGGTGGCGGCGGTGGCGGTGGCGGCGGTCAAGGCGGTCAAGGTGGCTTTGGCGGCTTTGGCGGTGGTGGCTCTTTTGGCATCTATGCTCAAATGGGAAATACCAACCCCAACCTAAACGATATTGCTATTACAACTGGTGCCTTTGGAAATGGTGGCGCTCGTGGTCTTGGCGGTGCTCCTGGTCTTGGTGGACTTGGAGGTGCTAGAGGAACTGGTTCTGGTGGTGATTGTAGCGAAGTTGGCTGTGGTGGTACTGGCGGTCGTGGCGGCAACGGTGGTCGTGGCGGTCGTGGGCAAGCAGGTCGTCCTGGGGTCTCTGTACCTGTACAAGGAACAACCCGAAATGGAACAACTATCCCTAATCCTCGTGAAATAACTGCCTCCATGTTTGGTGGTTGTACCAATTCTGAAATTGTTATCACTAAAGATGGTGGTACTTGGGGAAGTCCTCCTAACAGTATATTTATCAACGACCTTACGGCTAGTACTTCGTCTTATAATACCAACTCTCCTACGGCAATTGTTAGTTATGGTGCCACAGGACACTATGATCTAGTTGTCGATGGTGTAACCTATACTAGTTTTATTTATATCAGAGATACTAGAGCTTTGCCAACGTTTGATCCAGCAATGTCTCCAACAATTTGCGAGGGGCAAACATTTACGATGAACACTCCTGTAACGGCTGCGGCTTACGAGTGGATTCTATTTGAAGGAGCAAACAATACTTCCAATCCTATTGGAATTTACAATACCAAAGTAGCCTCCTTCCCTACTCCTGTAACAGGGGCTACTGTTAATTATCACTTACGCTTAAGAGTAAGAGACGATTGTTGTGGTTGGTCTGCTCCCGTCTACTTTGATTTTGATGCGATTCCTACATCTGCTGGTCCTAGCGTCACACTAGATACAGTTTGCGCAGGCGAGTCAGCAAGCATCACGGTAACAGGCTCTGGTACTTTAAATTGGTTTAGCGATGCTTTGGGACAAGTTAATATTGCTACTGGTCCCGCCCCCACCTTAACGCTAAACACTCCTATTCTTAATCAAAATACCGTTTTTTATGCAGGACAATCTATTGGTTCTTGTTTAGGTCCATTGACTTCAGCAGAAGTTATTGTCAATCAATTACCGAATCAACCAAGTACAACTCCTATTGAAGTCTGTTCAGGAGAAGATGTTGTGTTGACAGCTACAGGGTCTGGTGTTGGCGATTTAGTGTTTTACGATGCCGCTTTGAATGAAGTTGGGCGGACAACCATGTCTTTAGCCGTTCCTAATGCTAGCCTTAATCTTGGACCATTAGCAGTAGGTTCTTATTCTTATTATACAAGAGAAGACAATGGTACTTGTGTATCTCCATTGAATTTGATTGGTGTAACCGTCAATGCTTTGCCTACGGCTCCTATTGCCACAGGAACTACAATTTGTGCAGGTAATTCCGTTAGTTTGTCAGCCAATGCTGCGGGGACTATTAATTGGTATAGCGATGCTGCTTTAACCAACTTATTAGCCACAGGTAGCACTTATACAACGGGCAATTTAATGACAACAACCTCTTATTTTGTTACTCAAGCGGATGCCAATAGTTGTGAAAGTTCTGCGACTACTGTTACCGTAACTGTCACCCCAAGTCCTACTGCTCCTACTGCTGCGGGTACTGCTATTTGCTCTGGCAACACAGCTACACTAACAGCAACAGGCGCTGGTGGTATGTTAACTTGGTACAACGATGCTACAGGTACTACTGTTCTAGGAAATGGTGCCTCATTTACAACACCTACTCTGACCCAAAATACCACATACTACGTGCAAGAAATGAATACAACTACAGGTTGTATGAGCACTTTAACTGCGGTGGTAGTTACCGTCAACCCATTGCCAACAATGCCTAGCTCTGGAACATCCGTTATGGTCTGTGCTGGCGAGGATGTTATTTTAACAGCTGTTGGGTCTGGAACAGGAGATCTTGTTTTTTATGACAATACTCCTACTGAAATTGGGCGCATTACTATGAGTGGTGCTCCTACAGCAAATTATAATGCTGGTGCCCTAGCAACAGGCAATTATAACTTTAGTGTTCGGGAAGATAATGGCACTTGTTTATCTGCTGCTACGGCAATTAGTGTTACTGTTAATGCCTTACCTACAGCACCTACTGCTGCGGGCACAAGCATCTGTTCTGGTAATAATGCTACCTTGATGGCCAACACTACAGGAACTGCAAACTGGTATAGCGATGCAGCTCTGACTAATTTAATCCATACAGGATCCGTATACCCAACAGGTAATTTGAATATTTCGACAGACTTCTATGTCACTCAAGTAGATAACAATGGATGCGAAAGCCCTGCAACTACAGTGACCGTTACTGTTAACTCTAACCCGACAGCACCAACAGGAACACCAGATACAATATGTGCAGGAGCTACAGCAACACTGATGGCTTCTGGTGCTGGAGGAACTATAAATTGGTACAGTGATGCTTCTGCTACACTTCAAATCGGTACGGGTACTTCCTTTACGACAAATGTTCTTGCACAATCAACAACTTACTATGCACAGGAAGTTTCTGCTGACGGCTGCTTAAGCCCTCTAACTGCCATAACTGCTGAAGTTAATGCATTGCCTAATACACCTAGCGCAAATACGATTACAGTCTGCCAAGGGCAAGATGTTATTTTATCAGCAACAGGTTCTGGATCAGGCGATCTTGTTTTTTATAACAACAGCAATACAGAAATCGGTCGAGTAACTATGGCTGGTAATCCTAATGCCACTTTTAACCTTGGCGCTTTGGCTGCTGGCAACTATGTCTATTATGCTGCCGAAGATAATTCAAATTGCACATCTGGTTTGGTTGCTATTGGAGTGAGTGTTAATGCCCTCCCAACAGCGCCTGTTGTTGCAGACGTAACAATTTGTGCAGGTACCACAGCAAGTTTAACGGCTGGTAGTACCGTAAATTGGTATAGCGATGCTGCTTTGAGTAATTTATTGGCAACAAGCAACACATTTACAACAAGTACGCTAACAACAACGACCAACTACTATGCAACTACAGTCGATGCCAACGGTTGTACGAGTTTATCAGATACAGTAACAGTAACAGTTGACCTACTCCCAGCTATACCCACAACAATGCCTGACACAACTTGCGAAGGCAATGCAGCTACTCTGATGGCTACAGGTAGCGGAGGAACGATCAACTGGTACAGCGATGCTACGGGAATGACTGTATTAACAACAGGTACGACACTAAATTTGCCTATTGTTAATCAAACAACAACCTACTATGTAAATGAAACCAATTCAACAACAGGCTGTGTTAGTAGTATGGGGATGGCAACAGTAGTAGTTCATCCTAATCCGAATCCTCCTAGTGCTTCTAACATCGTAATTTGTAGTGGAGCCGATGTCATTTTAACAGCAACAGGTTCTGGAACGGGCGATCTTGTTTTTTATAATACTAGTAATACAGAAATTGGACGTTTTACCATGTCTTCTGGTAATGCAACAGGGACATTTAATGCTGGACCTTTAGCTGTTGGAAATTATGTCTATTTTGTTGCTGAGGATGCGGGGGATTGTATCTCTACGCTAACTAGTATCAATGTAGAAGTACGTCAACTCCCTGCTGCTCCTACGGCATTTAATGATAGTCCTGTTTGTGAGGGCGAGTCTGTTTTTGTGCAAGCCAATACGATTGTGGGGGCTAATTATAGCTGGACAGGTCCGAATGGATTTAGTACGACACTGCAAAACTTTAGCCTCAACAATGTTACGGCAGCTCAAGCAGGCACCTATAATGTAGCCGTAACCTTGAATGGCTGTACGTCTAACAGTACACCTACGACTGTCACCGTTAATCCTAGACCTGTTTTAAATCCATTAACTAGTAATAGCCCACTTTGTGAGTTAGATGCTTTAGACATCACAACGACTCCTGTTGCTGGTGCTACCTATGCTTGGACAGGTCCAAATGGTTTCGCTGCTACTACACAGAATGTTAATATACCTAGTGTTTCTGAAACAGATCATCAAGGATTTTATACATTAATTGCAACAGATGCTAATGGTTGTGCTTCATTACCTTTGTCTACGCTTGTAATGATTACAGCCCTTCCTGACGCAGGTATGGCTTCTAACAATAGTCCTGTTTGTGTTGGAGAAGAAGTTAAATTGCAAGTTCCAGAAATATTTGGTGCAACTTATGCATGGACAGGTCCAAATGGTTTCACCTCGACTAATCGTACGCCTAATTTCAATGCAACTATTGGAGATACAGGAACGTATTCTGTCGTTGTAACCGTTAACAACTGCTCTTCCACATACACCACAGAGGTAGAGATTGCTCCAAGTCCATCTATTGTAATGATGCCAGATACAACAATTACATTAGGCACCTTACTAGAACTTTCTGTTACAGGTGGGGTGACTTACGAATGGATACCTGCTACTCATTTAAACAATGCAACAATTCCAAATCCAATATTTACAGCTCCTGGTGTGGGAACGTATACCTATGTTGTAAAAGGATATAATGCTTTAGGCTGTTCTAGTATGTCTCCTAAACTTTTGATTACAGTAGAACAACCAGCGGTTGAAGACTTAAAAATTGTTGACTTATTTACACCAAATGGCGATGGGGTGAACGACTATTGGCCAGTAGACTTTTTGCAAGATCCTGCAATTGGACCATATACATTGCAAATTGTCTCTCGTGGCGGAATGGAAGTTTTAAACACTCAAAATTATCAAAATGACTGGTATGGTACTTATAATGGTAAAGATTTGCCCGATGGTACCTACTGGTACATTATTCGTCTAGAAAATGATGACACGATTATCAAAGGTGCTGTCACTATTAAACGATAA
- a CDS encoding FG-GAP-like repeat-containing protein → MNLLLLLLLIPLVTNAQIYTEVAQSIGIHHAHKDLNRMGGGCAFFDYNNDGYEDLYLSGGNDRDYLYRNNGNGTFSEVGIAAGLASTSNYQTFGVTTGDIDNDGDRDLFLTTFMDTDSLGNDYFVNNKLFVNQGNGTFLDQSTAAGITDSTMSIAATFGDFNKDGFLDIYVANYLDHDGPIQDSSGNLIGIMAQGFANYYYINNGDGTFTQSANGSHVMDMGCGLAVAATDYDNDTDVDIYIANDFGEWNIPNTLYQNNYPNPQFTDVSISANANIGLFGMGIAIGDYNEDLHLDYYVTNLGANVLLQNNGDGTFTDTTAFAGVENGWVDTLLSTGWGCAFFDYNNDSYLDLFVANGQIPMPSTFRATHPEDPNKLYHNNGDGTFTDTSTYLGLNSPTIAHGMAYADYDNDGDIDFVAVVIDQAIPSDSMPHTLFYQNNSATNTYNWVQLKLEGTLSNRDAFGAHLVIHAGGRTFLREIDGGSSHASQNTSIQHIGLQNIHQVDSIVVYWPNSAPQTFYNISINQRHTLVEGQINQHIGLEKQNNQLEVYPNPTAQQIHIRLQEVPTSVFDISLCNVLGNTVYQRKNCAQSELTISLEALNLPFGLYYLKIGSLKTKNILFTSK, encoded by the coding sequence ATGAACCTACTACTACTATTATTATTAATCCCCCTAGTTACTAATGCTCAAATTTATACAGAAGTCGCACAATCCATAGGTATTCATCATGCCCACAAGGATCTCAATAGAATGGGCGGAGGGTGTGCTTTTTTTGATTATAACAATGATGGCTACGAAGATTTGTATTTGTCAGGTGGCAATGATCGAGATTATCTGTATAGAAATAACGGAAACGGTACGTTCTCAGAAGTTGGAATTGCAGCAGGTTTAGCGTCTACAAGTAACTATCAAACCTTTGGCGTTACAACTGGTGACATTGACAATGATGGCGACAGAGACCTTTTCTTAACGACTTTTATGGATACAGATTCCTTGGGCAACGATTATTTTGTGAACAACAAATTATTTGTCAATCAAGGCAATGGTACCTTTTTAGATCAATCTACTGCGGCAGGAATTACAGATAGCACCATGAGTATTGCCGCTACATTTGGTGATTTTAACAAAGATGGCTTTTTAGATATTTATGTAGCCAACTACTTAGATCACGATGGTCCAATTCAAGACTCTTCAGGCAATCTTATAGGTATCATGGCACAAGGATTTGCCAATTACTATTACATCAATAATGGGGATGGAACATTTACGCAAAGCGCCAATGGCTCCCATGTTATGGATATGGGATGTGGCTTAGCTGTAGCGGCAACAGATTATGATAATGATACAGATGTGGATATCTATATCGCCAATGATTTTGGAGAATGGAATATTCCCAATACACTTTACCAAAACAACTACCCTAATCCGCAATTCACAGACGTTAGCATTTCCGCTAATGCCAATATCGGTTTGTTTGGGATGGGGATTGCGATAGGCGATTATAACGAGGATTTGCACCTTGATTATTATGTAACTAATTTAGGTGCTAATGTATTGTTACAAAACAATGGAGATGGGACATTTACGGACACAACTGCTTTTGCAGGGGTCGAGAATGGATGGGTAGATACCTTGCTTAGTACCGGTTGGGGCTGTGCCTTTTTTGATTACAATAACGATAGCTATCTGGATTTATTTGTTGCTAATGGTCAGATTCCAATGCCTTCTACATTTCGTGCTACGCACCCTGAAGATCCCAATAAATTGTACCACAATAATGGAGATGGTACATTTACAGACACCAGTACTTATCTAGGCTTAAATAGTCCTACTATTGCTCATGGAATGGCTTATGCAGATTATGATAATGACGGAGATATAGATTTCGTAGCGGTTGTCATCGATCAAGCTATTCCCTCTGATTCTATGCCTCATACATTGTTCTATCAAAACAATTCAGCTACGAATACATATAATTGGGTGCAACTAAAATTAGAAGGTACCCTCAGTAATAGAGATGCCTTTGGGGCACACCTTGTCATCCATGCCGGAGGACGTACCTTTTTACGAGAAATTGATGGTGGCTCTAGCCACGCCTCTCAAAACACTAGTATTCAACATATTGGACTTCAAAATATCCACCAAGTAGATTCTATTGTCGTTTACTGGCCCAATAGTGCCCCTCAGACCTTTTATAATATTAGTATTAACCAACGACACACACTAGTCGAAGGTCAGATAAATCAACATATAGGCTTAGAAAAACAGAACAACCAATTAGAGGTATATCCTAATCCAACGGCTCAACAAATACACATTCGCTTACAAGAAGTGCCAACCTCTGTTTTTGATATCTCCTTATGCAATGTCTTAGGCAACACTGTTTATCAAAGAAAAAACTGTGCTCAATCTGAGCTAACTATCTCATTAGAAGCCTTAAACCTACCTTTTGGTCTCTATTACTTAAAAATCGGATCACTCAAAACAAAGAATATTCTTTTTACAAGCAAATAG
- a CDS encoding HTTM domain-containing protein, whose product MKLPDTSILFKEVSASSLGILRLLFGFILLEDFVNFHEYFVNYLEPSEFYNTYDFFHWIHLMPRYWLDVFFYGAIGSCILFALGIHYRLNAMLTFLSWTYIFLVDKGHYNNHFYLVSIFLFFFCIVDADRWGAVSTKEERTVPYWQVLIFRWQIAIVYFYGGIAKLHYDWLAGFPMQYWLVDASTFYPTSLQPLMRSTEMAYFISYAGLVFDLTIAFFLLSKRWRRWALLPVVAFHTMNDFTWSIGDFPTIMLASTPIFFAPNWAEKLYEHYHKNQLIKAVLAVGLMLGIGYGLFISDLFKGTNLYIKLISYPILVHLFFRGNGFQELSDRNKTIFSPKKASLIFLSIWFAFQLTLPFRHFLYKGDPSWTGEGHLFAWRMMLIDTVDAWRMKVVVPETGEELPIALDQYINYRQYRKMRRTPKSFLRFAHFIRDRVQEGGVQNPIIKMEVWKSVNNRAPQLVNDTTLNYALVPYSATAPVTWITDWSYSDELPVYSEDRFKMWRDFLEKDGVDATSNWR is encoded by the coding sequence ATGAAACTACCAGATACCTCCATATTATTCAAAGAAGTAAGTGCCTCATCTCTAGGGATACTAAGGCTTTTGTTTGGTTTTATTTTATTGGAAGATTTTGTGAATTTTCACGAATATTTTGTCAATTATTTAGAACCATCGGAATTTTACAACACCTATGATTTTTTTCATTGGATACATCTTATGCCACGTTATTGGTTAGATGTGTTCTTTTATGGAGCCATAGGTTCCTGTATTTTATTTGCTTTGGGTATTCATTATCGACTCAATGCAATGCTAACTTTTTTGAGTTGGACCTACATTTTTTTGGTAGATAAGGGACACTATAACAATCACTTTTATTTAGTATCTATATTTTTGTTCTTTTTCTGTATTGTAGATGCAGATCGGTGGGGAGCCGTTTCTACAAAAGAAGAACGGACAGTTCCTTATTGGCAAGTTTTGATTTTTCGTTGGCAAATAGCGATTGTTTATTTTTATGGAGGAATCGCTAAATTGCATTACGATTGGTTGGCAGGTTTCCCTATGCAGTATTGGTTGGTGGATGCCTCAACTTTTTACCCGACTTCCTTACAACCATTGATGCGGTCAACAGAAATGGCCTATTTTATTTCTTATGCAGGTTTAGTTTTTGATTTAACCATTGCTTTTTTCCTTTTGTCAAAGCGTTGGAGGAGATGGGCTTTGCTGCCTGTTGTTGCCTTTCATACCATGAATGATTTTACTTGGTCTATTGGCGATTTTCCGACTATTATGTTAGCAAGCACACCTATATTTTTTGCCCCTAATTGGGCAGAAAAGTTGTATGAGCATTATCACAAAAATCAACTTATTAAGGCAGTACTGGCAGTTGGTTTGATGTTAGGAATTGGGTATGGTCTATTTATTTCGGATTTATTTAAAGGGACCAATTTATACATCAAACTAATTTCTTACCCAATTTTAGTACATTTGTTTTTTAGAGGGAATGGATTTCAGGAATTGTCAGATCGAAACAAGACCATATTTAGCCCAAAGAAAGCAAGTCTTATTTTTCTAAGTATTTGGTTTGCTTTTCAATTGACGTTGCCGTTTCGACATTTTCTATACAAGGGAGATCCTTCATGGACAGGAGAAGGGCATTTATTTGCTTGGAGAATGATGTTAATTGATACCGTTGATGCTTGGAGAATGAAGGTTGTGGTGCCAGAAACAGGAGAAGAATTGCCAATTGCTTTGGATCAATACATCAACTATCGGCAATATCGAAAAATGCGTCGTACGCCTAAGTCCTTTTTGCGATTTGCGCATTTTATTAGAGATCGAGTGCAAGAAGGTGGTGTACAAAATCCAATTATTAAAATGGAAGTATGGAAGTCTGTGAACAATCGAGCGCCTCAACTTGTCAATGATACGACACTAAATTACGCTTTAGTGCCTTATTCTGCAACCGCTCCAGTAACTTGGATTACGGATTGGTCGTATAGTGATGAACTGCCTGTCTATTCAGAAGATCGGTTTAAGATGTGGCGAGATTTTTTGGAAAAAGATGGCGTAGATGCTACCAGTAATTGGCGTTAA
- a CDS encoding YbaB/EbfC family nucleoid-associated protein: MFGGMEEMKKQMQDALTAIIVEGEAGGGMIKIKANAARQILDVSIDPSLDLTDKEQLEDLILEATNRVIAAAAVKEQEESKAMMAKLLPPGMGDLGGLFG; encoded by the coding sequence ATGTTTGGAGGAATGGAGGAAATGAAAAAGCAAATGCAAGATGCTTTAACAGCTATTATTGTTGAAGGAGAAGCAGGTGGCGGAATGATAAAAATTAAGGCGAATGCTGCTCGCCAAATACTAGATGTAAGCATTGACCCTTCTTTGGATTTAACAGATAAAGAGCAATTGGAAGATTTAATTCTAGAAGCAACTAATCGAGTTATTGCCGCTGCTGCTGTTAAGGAACAAGAGGAGTCTAAAGCAATGATGGCTAAGTTGTTGCCTCCTGGTATGGGCGATTTGGGAGGTTTGTTTGGATAA
- a CDS encoding transglutaminase domain-containing protein: MNIGQKILAGIGVFGLMLLTPVIFYTFGNTAPIDFLGSQIGALGDPSVLTFIAFCMIGLMAVLGGGKNFSATFTSFIIGGLLISTAVEIGFLNWFQTLASKVDFLSNLKLNLLAGVFVLLVGMVLSFVEKINFKVELLVLLILPLGFLIGSNHVGLFPNNSTFNISMNQGMESLRGMIDAKYMQQENVQKYVEEVEDDQSLTEEEKIAKMEDLQEKINKLESEEEVLEKLKAQNEQYKQLIEAQEAELKEYEWCAGSRDSGSQVKSIPAAVVPNQPCVRDFAVSLVKEKQGAYYDRMMALPGKEGLQQICAMHKYLASSWKYISDPTMIRNDYYSPANRTIALGLAGDCDDFSILNASCVEAIGGISRIMGGFCSGGGHAWAEVLIGGKPEWERAVKIIRQEYNDQYKKLEPNIDEEGLYWLSLDWHMGEFTCNDRPSKMMTLYTSKDQFKKPL, translated from the coding sequence ATGAATATTGGTCAAAAAATACTTGCAGGAATTGGTGTATTTGGTTTGATGCTGTTAACACCAGTTATATTTTATACTTTTGGAAACACTGCTCCTATTGATTTTTTAGGCAGCCAAATCGGTGCTTTGGGCGATCCATCTGTTTTAACTTTTATTGCTTTTTGCATGATTGGTTTAATGGCAGTCTTGGGAGGAGGAAAGAATTTTAGTGCTACCTTCACAAGTTTTATAATTGGTGGTTTATTGATTTCTACAGCTGTAGAAATTGGCTTTTTGAATTGGTTTCAAACCTTAGCATCTAAGGTTGATTTTTTATCCAATTTAAAACTGAACTTACTAGCAGGCGTATTTGTATTGTTAGTTGGAATGGTACTTTCCTTTGTTGAAAAGATTAATTTTAAGGTTGAATTACTAGTTTTGTTAATACTACCATTAGGCTTTTTAATAGGAAGCAATCATGTTGGGCTTTTTCCGAATAACAGTACATTCAATATCTCCATGAATCAAGGTATGGAGTCCTTACGAGGAATGATTGATGCCAAATATATGCAACAAGAAAATGTTCAAAAGTATGTGGAAGAGGTAGAAGATGATCAGAGTTTGACAGAAGAAGAGAAGATTGCAAAAATGGAAGACCTGCAAGAAAAAATTAATAAATTAGAAAGCGAGGAGGAGGTGTTAGAAAAGCTGAAAGCGCAAAACGAGCAATACAAGCAGCTGATTGAAGCGCAAGAAGCGGAATTAAAAGAATATGAGTGGTGTGCAGGATCTAGGGACAGTGGCTCGCAAGTAAAGTCTATCCCAGCAGCAGTAGTTCCTAATCAACCTTGTGTACGAGATTTTGCCGTTTCATTGGTAAAAGAGAAGCAAGGGGCTTACTATGATAGAATGATGGCATTACCAGGTAAAGAAGGGCTTCAACAAATATGTGCTATGCACAAGTATCTGGCAAGCAGTTGGAAATACATTAGTGACCCAACCATGATCCGAAACGATTACTATTCCCCTGCCAACCGAACCATTGCATTGGGATTAGCTGGAGACTGTGATGATTTCTCCATTTTAAATGCTTCTTGTGTTGAGGCGATAGGGGGGATTTCTAGAATTATGGGTGGTTTTTGTAGCGGTGGTGGTCATGCGTGGGCTGAGGTTTTGATTGGAGGAAAGCCAGAGTGGGAGCGTGCTGTTAAGATCATTCGTCAAGAGTATAACGATCAATATAAAAAACTAGAACCAAATATAGATGAAGAAGGATTGTATTGGCTTTCTTTGGATTGGCACATGGGGGAGTTTACCTGCAATGACCGACCAAGTAAAATGATGACTTTGTACACCTCGAAAGATCAATTCAAAAAACCACTTTAA